The Streptomyces sp. NBC_01268 genome segment GCCAAGGACAAGGCGGTCGAGTCCTCCAGGCTGGCCAAGGAAGCAGCCAGGAACGCCGCGGAGGAGCTGGCTGGAGCCAACATCAGTAAGAAAGAGCCGACGGAGGAACATCGAAGCGGATGCTGAGCGTCTGCAGCAGCTCTTCCGCCGCGAGGCACCGCACCAGGTCCCTTGGTCCAAGAAGCGATGGGCAAGCAGGCCCGAGCCCTGCTGGTGCAACTGGACGCGGCCTGCGAAGCGGTTGCCGACCTCGCTCAGGTCACCGAGGAAGCCTTTCAAGCTCATCCCGACGCCCCGACCATGCTGCGCTTCCCCGGCATCGGCGCCCAGATCGGCGCACGAATCCTCGCGGAGATCGGTGACGACCGCACTCGGTTCGCCACCACCGGAGGGCTGAGGGCATACGCGGGCGCGGCCCCCATCACCCGGGCCTCCGGTAAACGCCACTACGTCGGACGCCGGTTCGTCAAGAAGAACCGGCTCAACCACGTCGGCCACCTCTGGGCCTTCTCCTCC includes the following:
- a CDS encoding transposase yields the protein MGKQARALLVQLDAACEAVADLAQVTEEAFQAHPDAPTMLRFPGIGAQIGARILAEIGDDRTRFATTGGLRAYAGAAPITRASGKRHYVGRRFVKKNRLNHVGHLWAFSSLSGSVGADAHCRRGRTGGDWHMQALRHLFNRMLGQLHHCLQARASFDESTAFPVTQGKEVTSS